The proteins below are encoded in one region of Tachypleus tridentatus isolate NWPU-2018 chromosome 4, ASM421037v1, whole genome shotgun sequence:
- the LOC143250034 gene encoding uncharacterized protein LOC143250034 yields the protein MTMQLKEQVVRSEKSLSSSCAIYDSLPDSYILSQSADATCDGLVSPREGYRTLRLTQSGYPDIKCQFPRWVTAHHRWHTLDDSKSYIFSHWNSSFRISHRDPAYEDSKVTCTEEVVHTSNKTVVVAYSSSGCNNGFVCLSFHRRDKHITELQIGSFVRRAEDACPPVRVSGPQEYITLVTSTPRTKLCPALAETNGLRVETGRLSSLPDKCTQYSTAVVGCRSDSTLEFLTTCASYRDLKRFQCHGAWEENGRTYLVTGLRESRRKYCFVFSAHSRVTRMSGLHDTCSRSIQPGITGNLTFNITAAGDCDYTLNAISQITCTESLLFASLLAFIIHIR from the exons ATTTATGACAGCCTTCCTGACAGTTACATTCTGTCACAGTCAGCTGATGCTACGTGTGATGGCCTTGTTTCACCACGAGAGGGCTATCGGACCTTGCGTCTAACTCAGa GTGGATATCCTGACATAAAATGTCAATTCCCTAGATGGGTCACGGCTCACCATCGCTGGCATACCCTTGACGATAGCAAGTCCTACATTTTTAGCCACTGGAATTCTAGCTTTCGAATAAGCCACCGTGATCCTGCTTATGAGGATTCTAAAGTGACTTGTACTGAAGAAGTGGTTCACACTTCCAATAAAACGGTTGTGGTAGCCTACAGCTCTTCTGGATG TAACAATGGATTTGTGTGTTTGAGTTTCCACCGTAGGGACAAACACATCACTGAACTGCAAATTG GAAGTTTTGTTAGAAGAGCCGAAGACGCTTGTCCCCCGGTACGTGTTTCCGGTCCCCAGGAGTACATCACTTTAGTGA CTTCAACTCCTCGTACGAAGCTGTGTCCAGCACTGGCAGAAACGAATGGTCTTCGAGTAGAGACAGGTAGGCTTAGCTCTTTGCCGGACAAGTGCACCCAGTACTCAACCGCTGTGGTTGGCTGCAGAAGCGATAGCACCTTGGAATTTCTCACAACATGTGCATCTTACCGAGACTTGAAAC gtttCCAGTGTCATGGAGCTTGGGAAGAAAACGGAAGAACGTACCTTGTAACTGGACTTAGGGAATCACGAAGAAAGTATTGCTTT GTTTTCTCAGCTCATTCGCGGGTGACCCGGATGTCGGGTTTGCACGACACTTGTTCCCGCAGTATTCAACCTGGCATCACAGGAAATTTGACCTTTAACATTACGGCTGCAG GTGATTGTGATTATACTTTAAACGCAATTTCCCAGATCACGTGTACGGAAAGTCTACTATTCGCTTCTCTCTTAGCTTTCATTATACATATTCGGTGA